A stretch of Mastomys coucha isolate ucsf_1 unplaced genomic scaffold, UCSF_Mcou_1 pScaffold1, whole genome shotgun sequence DNA encodes these proteins:
- the LOC116097426 gene encoding serpin B8 — MDDLCEANGSFAIRLLKILGKEDKSRNLFFCPMSISSALAMVYLGAKGNTATQMSQVLGLSGDGDVHQGFQTLLAEINKTGTQYLLKSACRLFGEESCDFLSTFKESCQKFYQAELENLSFVKDSEGCRKHINDWVLEKTEGKISEVLSPGTVCPLTKLVLVNAMYFKGKWKAPFDRKYTRGMPFKTNQEKKTVQMMFKHAKFKMEHVDEVNMQVLSLPYAEEDLSMIILLPDESTDLEEVETALTYDKFRAWANPETMTESKVQVFFPRLKLEESYDLETVLQSLGMTDAFEETKADFSAMTTKKNVPVSKVAHKCFVEVNEEGTEAAATTAVIRNARCCRIEPRFCADHPFLFFIWHHKTSSILFCGRFSSP; from the exons ATGGATGACCTCTGTGAAGCCAATGGCTCTTTTGCCATCAGACTATTAAAAATATTGGGTAAAGAAGACAAGTCACGAAACCTGTTCTTCTGCCCCATGagcatctcctcagccctggccATGGTCTACCTCGGAGCCAAAGGAAACACTGCTACCCAGATGTCCCAG GTACTTGGTTTGAGTGGAGATGGAGATGTTCATCAAGGTTTCCAGACCCTTCTCGCTGAAATTAACAAAACTGGCACTCAGTACTTGTTAAAAAGTGCCTGCAGGCTCTTTGGAGAAGAATCGTGTGATTTCCTTTCG aCCTTCAAGGAATCCTGCCAGAAGTTCTATCAGGCTGAGCTAGAAAATCTGTCCTTTGTTAAAGACAGTGAAGGGTGCAGGAAGCACATCAATGACTGGGTGTTGGAAAAAACCGAAG GGAAAATTTCTGAAGTTCTGAGTCCTGGAACAGTCTGCCCACTGACTAAGCTGGTTCTTGTGAATGCCATGTATTTCAAAGGGAAGTGGAAGGCTCCGTTTGACAGGAAGTACACGAGAGGCATGCCCTTTAAAACTAATCAG gaGAAAAAAACAGTGCAGATGATGTTCAAGCATGCTAAATTTAAGATGGAGCATGTGGATGAGGTGAACATGCAGGTTCTGTCTCTGCCCTATGCCGAGGAAGACCTAAGCATGATCATTCTCCTTCCTGATGAGAGCACTGATCTCGAAGAG GTGGAAACAGCACTTACATATGACAAGTTTAGAGCCTGGGCAAACCCAGAGACCATGACAGAAAGTAAAGTGCAAGTCTTTTTCCCCAGATTAAAGCTGGAGGAGAGTTATGACCTGGAAACTGTTCTTCAGAGTTTGGGAATGACAGATGCCTTTGAGGAAACAAAGGCTGACTTCTCAGCGATGACAACTAAGAAGAATGTGCCCGTGTCCAAGGTTGCCCACAAGTGCTTTGTGGAGGTCAATGAGGAAGGCACTGAAGCAGCTGCGACCACTGCAGTGATCAGGAATGCCCGGTGCTGTAGAATAGAACCGAGGTTCTGTGCGGACCACccattccttttcttcatctGGCACCACAAAACCAGCAGCATCCTGTTCTGTGGCAGGTTCTCTTCGCCATAG